Below is a genomic region from Thunnus albacares chromosome 4, fThuAlb1.1, whole genome shotgun sequence.
aaggaatatctTTTGCTAaggtgcattgaagctgttctagTGGCGCATGGTGGctcaacaccttactaagagactttatgttggttttacctttaatttgtcacatgtCTGTATAATGCTGTTCTACAGTAATTATTCTGTGAGGGTCGATTAATGTAGAACAAACATTTACTTCCCTCCCATGTTCTTTTCTTCCCACCCATCAGATCTTCTACATGAATCCTCGGTACATCCTGTTTTTTCATCTGGTGATCAACGACATGATCCAAGTGACACTGACTGTCATCCTGTTCATCATCAGCTACACCCTCTACAAAATAAATGTCTCCGTCTGCTGCGTCTTCATCCTGCTTGCTCTTTTCACCACTGAAAACACTCCTCTGAACTTGGCCTGCATGGCGGTGGAGTGCTACATCGCCATCTGCCTCCCCCTTCACCACATACAAATCTGTACTGTCAAGAGAACGTCAATGCTGATTGGTCTAATCTGGATTACAAGCATGTTGTCTGTTCTTCCTGATCTCTTCATAACCTTAGCGATGGAGCAGCTGGACTTCTTTCATTCTCGAGTATTCTGTCTCAGGGAAACTGCCTTTCGAAATCCCCACATTATCAAGAAGAGGGATGTTACCTACATTATGTACCTGGTTATAGTTTGGTTTGTTATCTTTTATACTTACTTCAAGATCCTGTTCACTGCAAGAACAGCCAGCAAAGATGCTAAAAAAGCTAGAAATACTATCCTCCTCCATGGTTTTCAGGTGCTGTTGTGTATGGCAACATATGCAGAACCCATGTTAAAACATGCTCTGCAGCAGTGGTTTCCAAAGAACTATCCAGACTCCCTGTTCGCTTGTTATATTATAGTGCAGATCCTTCCTCGATCCATTAGTCCAATTATCTATGGCATACGAGACAAGACCTTCAGAAAATACCTGAAAAGGTATCTGTTGTGTAAAACTGGCCCACAATAAGCATTAATTCGCCGACTATAACAAGGAAACTTCCAAAAGCTTTACATGGAGACAGGTCCTAATACTTACTCTTTGAGTTCCTTGTCTTTACTCTGTTGAACAATGGGCCTTTCTCAACACCCACTTCGAATGTTATCATTTGATTGAATGGGCGTTATCAGTGGTTATCACTCATAGATATGGGTTAGAAGGGGCCTGCTACACCTGCTAGTAGGTTCAGAAGGCATCTATTCATACGGTTGATCATTGACACAATTTTTTTTCGTGACACTCAGAacgactttcaaactaatgtatttcaattggaaTATCTTTCCTGCCTgcaccatgtttttttctgtcagtcaggacTCAGCAGCACAGATGCtggattgttttttctcatttgttattcattttttaactaTAACCGCTACATTActtaacatttaatcacaagctTTTATCCTTCTTTTTATTACTTCAAATTGTGAAGAAATACAAAATGGTAGAGTGTTTCCTGTCAGAGCGCTTTTTTTCAATGACTCTAGCTCATATGAAGGACAGTCAACAAGCAACAGAAAACTGCTTCCGAACCTTTTAAACCAAAACAACCCAGTCGctagaataaaatgttggcacacacacacacacacacacacacacacacacacacacacacacacacacacacacacacacacacacacacacacacaacgttaGATGATGTGGCTCAAACTTTGGCAGTTGGTGCATCTGACTCTTGTTTTGGCTAAAATATCTGAAGTACACtaacatctttactttttcttaacataggccctgtttacacctggcattaacatccgtctcgggtgatccaatcacaagtggacagctctaagtacaggtgtgaacgcacccaagatgcattgaggatgcattgagatccaatcacattcagaggtggtctgggctCTGTGCACACAGCTGCATGAGAGTTACATTTGGCAAGTTCAACTGACAAGTTCAACAGAATGGGAGGACGCACTGAGATCACTTGCAATTGAAACAGCAGCATTCTTGCCGTCACCCCTCAGTCAGCTTGGCTCTGGAGATTACACTTAAATACAAATGTACCTTACTGTACTGTGATATGATCATTCCAAATCAAAGGTCCACTAAAACACTTTTctgaagaaaaaataatctaattGACAGTGATATGTAGTCAAATTATGTTACCCAATCTGCAATGTTTATTAAAGATCCAATCTGttatattagaaaaataaaatgaaatgtaatatagACTACACTGCCTCTAtgctttttaatttatttatataatttattttggatttttattgaaatgtggtgatatatGTACATATAAGTCCATAGAGGCAGTGCTTAACTTCACCCTCAGTCAtactaatgtggcagctacaattaaaaaatgtcatcattaaGACCAAAATGTATCTTCCAAAaaaaattatatcatatatcaaaactGAGGCATCAATTATCTGGATCAACATACCACATTTTGGAAATCTAAATTGTTATATTCTTGCCTgaataaatatcaaaacttaATAAAGTAGCATAATAGCAACCCTAGGACAAAAATTATAACAGCTTTTAGCTAGGCTCAAAATCCACACCAATTCACACCACTAGTTGGTGTGAATTTCATTCTGGGATACTTCACCACCCAAAGTTCACACAAGTCAGCTCCCAAAGTATCCTCGAGAAACAACACACTTCACCACAGAGCTATGAAAGTACTTCATTTGTaaatgttcttgttgtgtgttgAAATATTACTTAAATTGTCGGCTAATTtggtatttatgaatgaatgaattcaagTTTTTATGTTGCCCTTTACAACTCAATTATAAAACTATGTCCCCTTtgtttggacacacacacacacacacacacacacacacacacacacacacacacacacacacacacacacacaaacacaaacacaaacacaaacacacacacacaaacacacacatatactacTGACATGTGAACATGCCACATATAAAGTCAGATATTTCCTGGGGCCATATTGTTGGTGTCCTGCTGATCTAAACAAAGGTAAGTACCGCCTGCTGGACAGTACATAATAGCTTTGAATTGTGTTCTGACTCCACTTATATTTTGTCACTGGAGTAAATCTGTCATGAAATAAGAAATTTGTTTCAAATTGAAACATGAATGTTTTGAAAGATGTGACACAGGTTAATCCAACAAAAGTGACTGATAAAAACGGGTGGTTTTGAAAGAGCTACTGTATACTTCATTTTGCAATTCTTAGCCTTATCTTGACAGTTTTATAAAGGTCTGGAAAGGATACAGACTGTGAAACTACACTGAAGATTATCACATGAGGGCACCCTTTGTTGTTCCTTCATTATCACACTTTAATCGtttaattttaaatgcattCAGTTCAATAACAAGAGTAATATATTGAGTTTTACTTTTGAAGTTGATGCTCTCATCTTCTGGTTGAGATGAGTACTTCTTTATCCTGTTGTTGTTACTGAGTGGCTTTATGCAGGATTATCCCTAAAACATTTAAGTCACCTTTAGTCAAACTAGGGGGGATCAACCTCTATGTAAGCCGATTCTCTAAGCTTCTGATATTAGATTATGAAGCACTCATGCAAAATTACCAATCAGTTTAAATAGCAAAATCTAAAATGTTATTAtgtttctgatttatttaaCGGCTGGCCCTAACTATTCaaatatgtttctgtttcattagTGTTCATATGtaacataattattatttttaaagttgCTTAACCTGCTCAATGtgatatttataatttatgatCATTTATTACAATACATATTGATTGTGAGATTGtcctctcagtctctctctcatgcaCCATTGTGAGTGAATTGcactttactttaaatttgacaatatATCTAAAAAGTGCCAGAAAATGTCTACCTTCTTTTGGTCAAAGTGTTTCTGATGTTTGGAAAATTATCCATGAATGGGTGTGTAAGAGGGGGGTCCTCTTAATATCACTGTTAACTTATATAAAGCTATATTATTAGCATATTAAGTTTAAAGCACCATCAGATTGGAGTAATTTGCCTAACTCACTCTGATCGATTACTTCTTTCCATGACCTCAAGACTTCTTTGCTTGTTTACCTTAAATTTACTCCttcttgtttttgattgtatgTACCCTTATCTTAGTTTATAAGTAGACTCTGTACTTTGACATAATATTATTTgatctattcatttattttatttcttgttcaTTCTTTGTACAGATGACTCGTGTAACAGATGTAGCAGGTGGGGTTTGGGATGGTGGGAGAGCCCTTATGTGTATGTCCATGTTGATTTTACTGTGTTGATTGTTTTTGTGctattgtattatttaatttattatcattattattgttaatgtagtttgttttgtttaaatgttgtcatttttatgttttgtgccTGAGGACCCCTTCAAAAACAAGATGGTGCATCTCAAGGGGTTCATCCTCTAATTAaattctgaaataaataaatattcaggCCGATAAGGTTATTTCTTggagtatatactgtatttgctgTAAATATTTACATGAAACTGAATAATatccattttttctttctttttttaaactttagcTTTCAAGAGATGAACGTGTCAGCTGCCAATGTGTCAGTTGTTTTACAGTATCGAGACTCCTTCACTAAAGCTGTGACCAAGAATGTAATTGTTGTGGTTCTCGGGATCTCCATCAACTACATCAATGCCAGCCTCATTCACACCTTTCGCAAACACGAGGTCAGGTATTCCTTTAATGACGTGTAAACACTAAAAATGAATTTACATCAATGACATGTAACCACTAATAATGATTTTACCAAAGAAATTATCAGATGATTATGGAATTGTGTTCTTTTAAGTCACCCACTGGCTTACAAAGGGAGGTTCTTAAAACGGGAGTTTGGGTTAGCTTGGAGTTTAGATTTTGGGGTTTTGTTTGGGTTTAGTTCGTTCTAAAATCCTAATGTgaacataaatgaatgaatgaactttcACCTTTTTCATTAAGCATGACATCATGACTTCTTGTTGGGGAGCTGGAGagtagatttttttgtttagtcTAGCCGATCGGGAGCAAGTGACGCACCCATCCTGCAGATGTCATTTTCCATGGGAAAGAAGCAAGGGGAAGAGATTGTTAGGAGAAGTCAACTTAACACTTTGCATaacaatggaaaacattttaagaattttagaATTCTGCAAGTCGAGTAACCATACAGCTGCATCAATCTCATCCATGCTTGTGACATTATTGTGGCCAGTGAGGTCAGTAACAGGTAGCAGGAAGACAAGGTCTCCATTCTTAATCCCACCTACAAAGTTCTGATTGGTTGACTGTTTATCAATCCAGCAAAAACAGCCATCAATAAGCACAACACCAGATCTGTATGAGCCACTGCATAAATCAGAGATGTGGGTGGTGACTCAGAGGCCTGGTACCAGGCTAGGAGCTTAGCTGAAGGAAAAAAGTTTGCTGCACCATTAATAAGTATTTACATGAAAAtctcattgaaatgaaagtAAGATATTCAGCAGATAGCTAAGGGGGGTAGctgatgaatgaaaatgacaacTAGCAGATACTGAGAGGTCTCTCATTTAACTCTTGAGCATATGAAATCCCTTTTTCAAGCTCAAAATCCTCAGACTCCCAGaatttgcaaatgttttcaaaGCTTTTCTCCCTTTGCCTTTACTTTTCTTTCCCAACATCTAGATCTTCTACATGAATCCCCGGTATATCCTTTTTATTCACCTGGTGGTCAACGACATGATCGTAGTGACCTTGACCGTTATCCTGTTCATCATCAGCTACACCCTCTACAAAATAAATGTCTCCGTCTGCTGCATCTACGTCCTGTTTCTTATTTTCACCACTGAAAACACTCCTCTGAACCTGGCCTGCATGGCAGTGGAGTGCTATATCGCCATCTGTCTTCCTCTTCGCCACACACAAATCTGTACCGTCAAGAGAACGTTAATGCTGATTGGTTTAATCTGGACGACAAGCATCATCTCTGGTATTCCTGATCTCTTCATCACCTTAGCCACAGAGCCGCTGGACTTCTTTCATTCTCGAGTCTTCTGCCTCAGAAAAAATGCCTTTCCACATCCTCTCCTTGTTAAGAAGAGGGACATCACATATATAACATTTCTAGTTATAGTCTGGATCACCATCTTTTACACTTactttaagatcctgttcacTGCAAAGACAGCTAACAAAGATGCAAAGAAAGCCAGGAACACTATCCTCCTCCATGggtttcagctgctgctgtgtatgTCTTCATATGCAACAGCTCTGTTGAAAGATGCTCTGCAGCGATGGTTCCCTAAGAATTATGCAGACTCCCTCTTTGCTATCTACATTATAGTACAGATCCTGCCACGATTCATTAGTCCAATCATATATGGCATACGAGACAATACTTTCAGGAAGTACCTGAGAAGGCATCTATTGTGTAAAGTCAGCAAACCATAAGCAACCATTCATAGAGTATAAATGAGTCTCTCAAGGTAAACCTTTAGTTATCTACAAGATTTCCTTAGCACACTCCTCAGTCCATACAACTTAGCCTGTGCACTTCTTTCCATCACACTCTTGAGTGTGAGAGTCTAAAGTTCAGCCAGACACACACGCCATACACGCTgttatacatttttgtaaatccatccatccatccgctCTGGGACCGGGTTCCAGTGGCATCAGACTGAACAaagaaacccagacatccttcctcctgggggatcccacAGTATGCCCAGGCCAGAAGAGATATGTAATTCCTCCAGGGTTCTTCCCTGGGGTCTCTACCAGTCAGACATTcctggaacacctccagaggaAGGAGTCCAGGAGCCATTCCaaccaggtgcccaaaccacctcgGCTGGCTCCTTTTGATGTGAAGGAGCAGTGGCTCTACTCCAAGCTTCTCACCCCATCTCTAAGGCAGACACCCTCCAAAGGAAACTCATTTTGGCCACTTATGTCTgtgatctcattctttcagtcactacccaaAGCTTGTGACCAAAGGTAAGGGTTGGGACATAGACCGACTGGTAAATTGAGAGTTTTGCCTTCTggctcagctctttcttcaccacAATGGTCAGGTACAATTCCTCCATTACTGCTGATGTTGCACCAATCCGCCTGTCAACCTCGCACTCCATCTTACCTTCACTTGTGAACAAGACCCTGAGATAAATGAACTCCTTCACTTGGGGCCAACTCACTCCCAACCCAGAGGGAGCAGCATTTGGAGGTGCTGACTCTCATCCCGACCACTTCACATTTGGCTGCAAACCATCCCAGTGCCTGTTGGAGGTCATGGTGTGTTAAGGCCAACAGAatcacatcatctgcaaaaagcagagaTGCAATCCTGAGGTCCCCAAACAGGACACTCAACTTGCCCCTGCTGTGCCTCAAGATTGTgtccatgaaaatcacaaacagaattgGTGACAAGGGACAACACTGGCGGAGTACAAAACCCACTGAAAATGAGTCTTACTTACTGCAGAGAATGCAGACATAGCTCTCACTGCAGTTATATAAGGACCAAATGGCTTGCAGCAATAGCCCTGATACCCCATACTCCCATAGCACCACCCACAAGGTGCCCCGAGGGAAACGGTCATAAGCCTTCTCCAAGTCCACAAAGCACAAGTAGACTGGATATGCAAACTCCAAAGACCCCTAAACTATCCTTGCAAGGGTGATGAATTGGTCCACTGTTCCACAGCCCGGACAGAATCCACATTGTTCCTCCTGAATCTAAGGTTTGACACTAAAAGCGTTATGAGGTGCGTTGAACTGACTTGACGCCCCAACTCCGACCTTGTTTCGATTTTGGCAttcacctggcattaacatccgtctcaggtgattcaatcacaagtggacagctctaagtacagtTGTGAACGCACCACAGATGCATTGAGGATGCATTGAGATCCAATCGCTAagaccacattcagaggtggtctgggctgcatgtggccacattcatttagcagtgtaaatgcagtgtgtcctgggccacattgaaggaccaccTACTCAACTGATGTTCTCTATTTTCCAGCAGACTAGGCACGGGAAGGGCATTGCTGCCTCCtggtccaaagctgtgttcaactctTTTGATAACAtgataaagaaatgcattattttgttttccgtctttcatgtgaattaaaagaaTGTAATCCACCTCCCgttatttcctgttttctcctTTCCCCAAACCTGTTTTCCTCATCAAATCGACAGTcagaatagaaataaaaaagaaacaggaaataacTTGTTTCtcgcttgtctgtctaaaaacacatttcagaagctgaacATTGCTGAATAGTTTCCTCTGTGCTGCTCGACATtatgagctcaggatttatcaggaggacggctgctttattccaaacagtatgaacctggactgtgtgtaacagctgacctattgCATGTGTaggagaacacagaacattaattaacattggatcctgaccgatcctgtcggagatttaaataatcaacaacGTAACGCTGCTGTGCCTCATGCGTAAATGCACACAGCTGCATGAGAGTTACATTTGGCAAAGTCAACTGACAAGTTCAACAGAATGGGAGGACGCAGTGAGATCATTTGCAATTGAAACAGCAGCATTCTTGCCGTCACCCGTCAGTCAGCTTGGCTCTGGAGATTACACTTAAATACAACTGTACcttactgtactgtaatatAATCATTTCAACTTAAAGGTCCACTAAAACACTTTTTCTGAGGAAAGGATAATCAAATTGACAGTGAGATGTAGTCAAATCATGTTACCTAATCTATGATGTTTATTAAAGATCCAAACTGCgatattagaaaaataaaatgaaatgtcatatAGACCACACAGActctatgtttatttatttataaatttattttggatttgtattgaaatgtggtgatatatGTACATATAAGACCATAGAGGCAGTGATTAACTTTACCCTCAatcaaactaatgtggcagctacaattaaaaaatgttatcattGAGACCAAAATGTATCTTCCAAAAgaaatcatatcatatatcaaaactGAGGCATCAGACCCAACGTTAAATTTACCAAAGGTCGGCAGAGATCAGACTGTTCTCACTAGGATGACAACAGATATTGACCAGCCGGTTATCtctgaaaatgtcacagtaaATTTTCAAATTATCTGGATCAACATACCACATTTTGGAAATCTAAATTGTTATATTCTTGCctgaataaatgtcaaaatttaataaagtgacataataGCAACCCTAggacaaaaattacaacagcttttagcttGGTTCAAAATCCACGCCATCGCCGCTGGTTGGTGTGAATTTCATTCTGGGATACTTCACCACCCAAAGTTCACACAAGTCAGCTCCCAAAGTATCCTCgataaaaaacacactttatcACAGAGATATGAAAGTACTCCATTTGTaaatgttcttgttgtgtgttgACATATTACTTAAATTGTTGGTGAAATTGGTATTTCTGAATTAATGAATTCAAGTTTTCATGTTGCCCCTTACAACTCAATTATAAAACTTTGTCCCCTATGTttggacacacactcacacccacacacacacacacacacacacacacacacacacacaaacacaaacacaaacacacacacacacacacacacacacacacacacacacacacacacacacacacacacacacatatatactacTGACATGAATATGCCAAATATAAAGTCAGATATTTCCTGGAGCCATATTGTTGGTGTCCTGCTGATCTAAACGAAGGTAAGTACCGCCTGCTGGACAGTACACAATAGCTTTGAATTGTGTTCTGATTCCACTTATATTTTGTCACTGGAGTAAATCTGTCATGAAATAAGAAATTTGCTTCAAACTGAAACATGAATGATTTGAAAGATGTGACACAGGTTAATCCAACAAAAGTGACTGATAAAAACGGGTGGTTTTTAAAGAGCTACTGTATAGGTCATTTTGCAATTCTTTGCCTTATCTTGACAGTTTTATAAAGGTCTGGGAAGGATGCAGACTTCATCTTATGCATTCAGTTCAATAACAAGAGTAATATATTGAGTTTTACTTTTGAAGTTGATGCTCTCATCTTCTGGTTGAGATGAGTACTTCTTTATCCTGTTGTTGTTACTGAGTGGCTTTATGCAGGATTATCCCTAAAACATTTAAGTCACCTTTAGACAAACTAGGAGGGGATCAACCTCTATGTAAGCCGATTCTCTAAGCTTCTGATATTAGATTATGAAGCACTCATGCAAAATTACCAATCAGTTTAAATAGCAAAATCTAAAATGTTATTATGTTTCTGATTTACTTAACGGCTGGCCCTAACTATTCaaatatgtttctgtttcattagTGTTCATATGTAACATAGCTATTATTTTTAAAGTTGCTTAACCTGCTCAATGTGATATTTATAATTTGTGATCATTTATTACAATACATATTGATTGTGAGATTgtcctctcattctctctctcatgcacCATTGTGAGTGAATTGcactttactttaaatttgacaatatATCTAAAAAGTGCCAGAAAATGTCTACCTTCTTTTGGTCAAAGTGTTTCTGATGTTTGGAAAATTATCCATGAATGGGTGTGTAAGAGGGGGGTCCTCTTAATATCACTGTTAACTTATATAAAGCTATATTATTAGCATATTAAGTTTAAAGCACCATCAGATTGGAGTAATTTGCCTAACTCACTCTGATCGATTACTTCTTTCCATGACCTCAAGACTTCTTTGCTTGTTTACCTTAAATTTACTCCttcttgtttttgattgtatgTACCCTTATCTTAGTTTATAAGTAGACTCTGTACTTTGACATAATATTATTTgatctattcatttattttatttcttgttcaTTCTTTGTACAGATGACTCGTGTAACAGATGTAGCAGGTGGGGTTTGGGATGGTGGGAGAGCCCTTATGTGTATGTCCATGATGATTTTACTGTGTTGATTGTTTTTGTCctattgtattatttaatttatt
It encodes:
- the LOC122980934 gene encoding odorant receptor 131-2-like — protein: MFSPLLDLQEMNESSPNVTVVIEYRDSFTKAVTKNVIVVVLGISINYINASLIQTFRKNQIFYMNPRYILFFHLVINDMIQVTLTVILFIISYTLYKINVSVCCVFILLALFTTENTPLNLACMAVECYIAICLPLHHIQICTVKRTSMLIGLIWITSMLSVLPDLFITLAMEQLDFFHSRVFCLRETAFRNPHIIKKRDVTYIMYLVIVWFVIFYTYFKILFTARTASKDAKKARNTILLHGFQVLLCMATYAEPMLKHALQQWFPKNYPDSLFACYIIVQILPRSISPIIYGIRDKTFRKYLKRYLLCKTGPQ
- the LOC122980930 gene encoding odorant receptor 131-2-like, with product MKLNNIHFFFLFLNFSFQEMNVSAANVSVVLQYRDSFTKAVTKNVIVVVLGISINYINASLIHTFRKHEIFYMNPRYILFIHLVVNDMIVVTLTVILFIISYTLYKINVSVCCIYVLFLIFTTENTPLNLACMAVECYIAICLPLRHTQICTVKRTLMLIGLIWTTSIISGIPDLFITLATEPLDFFHSRVFCLRKNAFPHPLLVKKRDITYITFLVIVWITIFYTYFKILFTAKTANKDAKKARNTILLHGFQLLLCMSSYATALLKDALQRWFPKNYADSLFAIYIIVQILPRFISPIIYGIRDNTFRKYLRRHLLCKVSKP